The Chitinophagales bacterium genomic sequence AAATAGAATTTTCAACAAAGCACTTGCCGCAATTGCCCCAATAATTTGAGTAAGCAAATACCCAAGCACTTCTTTTTTTGGCATTAAACCTCCTATAGCTAAGCTAATAGTAACCGCAGGGTTAATATGTGTACCCGAAATAGGACCAAATACATAAATTAATGCTGCCACTACTAAACCCCACGCAAAAGAAATGCCTACCAAGCCCAAACTGCCATCGGTTTGCACATTTACTATAACAGACCCCGTGCCCAAAAAAACTAATAAAAAAGTGCCTATAAATTCTGCTATGTATTTTTTCATAATGCTTGGTTTTTAATTTTTGTAGTTAGTAAAAATAAGAAATACCCATATTTTAGTTTACTCTTTCTTAGGTTCACTAAATTTTCTTGAAGTTTCTTCTGCATCTATATCTTTTTGGTAGCTAACTATGTTTTCTATTTTTGAACCACCTTTAACATGTAAATCTCGCTGAGGGAACGGAATTTCTATATTGTATTTTCTAAATGCCGCATCTATCATAAAATGTATATCACTCTTAACATCTTCTATTTTTTGATATTCATTGCTCCAAAACAGCAACTGAAAATCTAAAGATGAATCGCCAAAATTTACAAATCTCACAAATGCACCGGGGAGCACCTTGCTATGTCTTTCGGCACATTCAAGGAGTACTTTTTTAACTAAATGCGTATCGCTACCATAAGCCACACCTACTGGCACAATGTGAAGTGTTGTTTTATTAAAATGGCTAAGGTTTATTACATTATTTACCGTTATTTGCGAATTGGGAACTATAATAGAAATATTTCTTCGGGTGGTAATTAAAGAAGTTCTCATTCCTATTTTTTTAACCACACCTTCCATCTCTCCCACTTTTATCCAGTCGCCTTTCTGTACTGAGCCTTCCATAAGCAGAATAATACCTGAAGCAAAATCGTTAAATGTTTGTTGCAAACCTAAACCTATACCTACTAAAAGTGCCGCACCGGCTGCCCATAGTTTAGATATTTTAAAACCCAGTGTTTGTACTACCAACAAAAAAGCAATAATTACCAGCACATATTTTATTAACTGTTTTATGGCATAAACCCTGCCCGGCTCTATTTTTCTTCTTTTAAAATACGGGTTTAAAACAAATCGTACTAATAATATGTATGCTACCATAATAAACAACACTATTAATACCGATAGTATAATATTTTCTAAGTAAAAAGGAGTGTCCTTTATAGTAAATAGCTTAAATTTTAATATGCTTTCTAACATACGATGCTAAAATACAACTTTTGCATTACTATCTACATTAAAGTTTAAAACAAAGTAGGAAATTATCTCTTGTACTTTTCAAGGTGTTCTTATCTTGAATATAGATAAGTAGCCCTTTAAGTTTTTTAACCAATAAATTTGAAAATAAGAAATAAATAATATATCTTGCACTCCGTACAAACGAAATATATATGACATAAGCGTTTGTATATACAATTGTTGTGCATTACCTAAAAAGAATAACTAACCATACAAATGATACAGACAGTACGATTATCTACTTTTGACAGATTACTAAACATTCATCAATCTGTTAAACTTGAAGAACTCACAAAGTTGAATAAAAGAATGTTAGATGTTCAGGTTCATCAAAGCAAACAACTTAATGCTCTAAATAAACA encodes the following:
- a CDS encoding mechanosensitive ion channel — translated: MLESILKFKLFTIKDTPFYLENIILSVLIVLFIMVAYILLVRFVLNPYFKRRKIEPGRVYAIKQLIKYVLVIIAFLLVVQTLGFKISKLWAAGAALLVGIGLGLQQTFNDFASGIILLMEGSVQKGDWIKVGEMEGVVKKIGMRTSLITTRRNISIIVPNSQITVNNVINLSHFNKTTLHIVPVGVAYGSDTHLVKKVLLECAERHSKVLPGAFVRFVNFGDSSLDFQLLFWSNEYQKIEDVKSDIHFMIDAAFRKYNIEIPFPQRDLHVKGGSKIENIVSYQKDIDAEETSRKFSEPKKE